CAACGTCTACCAGCTTCTCCCACCTATGCTCAACCCCATCGTCTATGCAGCAAAGACCAAAGCAATTCGGGAACGGCTGGTCCGCACATTCATGCCAGCGGGAAAGATGTGCTGAGTTCTTGTCTCATCATAAATTAAAATGGTAACATTTAACCTGAGGGGACTTGCTTCTCCTGGAAACGGGACATGGATTTGCAAGTTGTTGCCTTTTTAAACCAGCCAGGTTAGGGACTGTGAGAGAAGTGGTTCATATTCTGTCGCAGAGGCTAACTCAGAACATAAGCAGATCCCTGCTGGATCACCCGTCTAGTCCAGCAGACTCTCTTCTGTTCCCTACTCAAGTTTTCCCTTTTTCTGGGCACTTATTTCTTAACGGGGGGCTGTAATCAAAGGTTTGTTTCCACTGAAGTTGTAGCAGAATTTCCTTGTCTCATAGAGTGATCAGCCATGTTTTTCTTCTTTGGTTTGATATTTAGAATATTCTAATATGTCCAATCCCAGTTCTGAACACTGAGTTTAGATGCATTAGTCAGAAAGTGATAgtatgcacttaaaaaaaaaactgttgcatagttctcaaaactgtaGTGCCTTACTTCATAAGTCGTTTTTAGGCAAAAAGAGCATTTTTATAGCTTTGGGAAGGACCCAGAAGGAGCATTCCAATTCCAGAGGGCATCTCTGTTGTGCGGAGTTCGTTTCTGTCCGGGACTCCTCTCTGTTTGCTTCTTCCAGTCTTTTAAGcgaccccctccttcctttcacAAAGGCTGCCTTCATGCCAACCTGTGCCTATTTGCTGAAGCGTTCAGCATGCATGTGAGGCTGAAGGCTGGATGAGGAGCTCCGCTTGGGGCAGCATTGTTAAGTCCCCCAGCATTACACAGGCTGTAATGTCACCTTGACCATATGGTAAAACCGTAGTTTCTGGCGAGTCCGAGAGCAAAGTGGTGTCACTTTTTGTGTTCTCTGGAAATGCTGTAATGCCATGAGTGGTACTGCTGGCACCTCCATGTCCTCACCCCACCTCTCCCGCTGGTTGCCACTGACTGGCAACCCAAAGTTTGGGGTCTGTGTGAATCTCTCATGGAAGTCCCACAAGTATCATGCATCCAGGCagttgtgtgtgtctgtctggctTTATGAGATACTTCTGTCTGCTTCCAAGGAGGACTTCCTGGGAAAGGAAAATCTATTTGGTGtatgagccagtttggcgtagtggtaaacagcggtgggactctaatctggagagccgggtttaattccccctcctccgcttgaagccagctgggtggccttgggctagtcacagctctctcagagccctctcaggcccatccacctcacagggtgattgttgtgagaataacactctttgtaaactgctctgagtgtggcataaagttgtcctggatggaggtatataaatcaatgttgttgttgttattttgacgTTATGAAAGGAGAGACAGTAAAGCAAACTGTCTCACCTTAAGCATGTGGGTGTGGAGGCAAGAGGGCTACACAACACGAAGTACACTTAGATTGGAAAACCTGTGAAATAGCCACAGACTTGTGGCTTTGGAATCTGGGCGTGGCGGCACATGTGGGAAACACGCGATTGGCATAGATAGTTGGGGTGTCTGGAATAGGTTTGCCAATCCCCAGGTCGGGCCTGGAGATTGCCCTGAATTATTGCTGATCTGCAGATGACAGAGATCCGTTCcgctggagaaaacggctgctttgcagggtgggcttcatggcattatgccctgctaaggtccctccgtcctcaaaccccacctttcccaggctccacccccaaatatccaggaatttcccaacccagagttggcaaccctgctcagAAACTGTTCCCACATGACAAAGAGAGTCTGCCGTCTTTTCCAACCTCTTTCCCTCCATGTTTTCCCATTAGAAGGATGGGTTTCCTTTACATGCCACAACTTGAGTGAGTGTCAAAGTTGAGCTTAGCTGAAATGTGGGTGGGGCCCATTGTGAGAAAAGTTATGAGGCTccattcaaggtgttggttaccCCACACTAAGTCCTGCATGGCCTTGGGCCTcctatctgcgggaccgcctctcgccCTGTGCCCCACCACGGCAGCCTCACTCACCTGGACAGGGCCTggtgcaggtgccaccctgcaaatgggcaagatcaacaactgcctgctcaggtgcgttctctgtagtggccccaccctgtggaatggctgcctgaggaggccaggaaggcTCTCACGCTTCTGGCAatccataaactatgcaaaacataACTGTTCTGATGAGTTTTTATAAAAGTGATATGGTTATATTATAATAAAATGGCCCAGGAAGAGGCACAAAGGGCAGAGAACTATATCACTGCGTATTATCTCTTTGCTGTATGTATGATCTTGTTCTGACTGCATTATTTTATACTTACATAATGCTATTTTCTGTAAAACATCATGTCTatactttatgctttgtttcagatttctgcaatcccatCATATTGCTCATTAGACATCCCagcctgttgattgcattgacttgcaacataatctgccttgagtctcgttACAAGAGGCAGGTGCTAATGACATAAAATGAAGTCTCTGGCAGACAAGCTGGCTTGCCTGCTGCCTCTTGCCAGATTCCAGCTACGATGCCCCTCCATGGACCCTCCAAGTCAGGGATCTGCCTCTATTTAGTCTGCTCAATAGGTAAATCGGAGAGGCAGCAGTAGCCCctccgccacacacacacacacgacggCTGTGTGCGCTCCTCCAAAGAGAAAGAGGACTCGTAGGAGAACTCAGCAGTGGGGCCCACAGGATGTCCCAAGTTGCAGTCAGGAAGTTTTAAGcgtctgtcctgtcctgtcctgtcctgtcctgtcctgtcctgtcctggtGATGACAGCCATGAGACATTTCCCACACACCGGCATGCCCTGGCTGAGAGGCAAGTGGTTGCAGCAAGCAGAAGGGGCTGTTCTGGAGCTTGAGGAAGTGGAATGTTTTGTGGAATGATGACTCCTGAAGGACGCTTTTGGAAATGTATTCATTGCCGTGTGCCAAGAAATAAATACCTGCCATTGACAGCATGTGAGAATATCATTTCATGAGCGCATGCAACTTAAATGTGCACGTCTGAAGCAAAAGTCTAGAGAGGTAGCTTAGAGATTAActacatttatttcagtatgagcttccatgagttaatgctcacttcctcagatatctGGAGAAGAGACTCAGGAGTGCTCATACAGAAATAAATATTGTTTGTCTCTAAGACGCCACTCTGGATTTCTGTTTTATCTTGCTACAatagacgaacacagctaccctGTTGCAAATGTCAGAGACCCCTACAATAGCCCCTTGCACACCGGAAAAACAGTTGCTACATAACACGACGtgtccatccctccctccctccattcaaAACACTTATATGCTGCCATTCCAACAAAAATAGGACCTCCGAGGTGGtgaacaacagataattaaagaattaaaataatatttaaatgcatatataaatacaataaaggcatatagatatatatacaaAGACACATATAAACCAGAGAAGGCCAGTAAGAGTTTATTGggagtatgccaaatgaaacaaaaatgtcttcacccgctggcagaagacaatgacagacagcaaatctccctagggagggagttccacagtttAAGCACTATGGCCAAGAAATCCCTTTATGTTGTCACCCATCTGGCCTTAGATGGCAGGGACAGCCAAAGCAAGTCCTCCAACGATGACCAGAGCTGGGGGGTAGATTCATGCGGGAGAAGGTGGCCCTTAAGGCTTGCTGGTCCCCAGCTGTACAAGGCTTTGTttgaaggtcaataccagcaccttgaactgggcctggaagcaagttgggagccagtgtagatgcaACAAGTCCGGAGCGATATGACCCTCTGATCCTGCTGGAAGTCAcctgctgccttccttctccCTGGTGGTGCTTGTCCAGCGAGCGGCTCTCCTGGCGAGCTCAGCTGGCCTTCTCCTGGGCCAATCACACCCGCCTCCTTTATGATTTGTATGGGGATTATGTCAACACAGCCATCTCAGCATTCATTCAGCCCCTTTGCTTTACAAATAACAAACCACATTTGTACCGTTCCTTAACCCCATGGTACCAgggacagcccaaaagaccaaTAGTTGGGTTCAAATCAAGCTCAATTCTCCCTAGAactgacaaaattgaggctattgtactttggtcccatcatgagaagacaagactctctggaaaagtcaataatgctaggaaaagtggaaggcagtaggaaaagaggaagaccctatagaagatggctggactcagtaaaggaagccacgtcctccagttcgcaagatctgagcaagcctgttaatggtgggatgtttgggaggtctttcattcatagggtcatcaaaAGTCAGAagctacttgatggcacataacatacacttAAAACCCCATAGGTTCTAGGACACACAGAGGATGAGAGAACCTCCCGATGAAGGAGAGGCAATAGTCTAGCCGGCTACTGGAAACAGAATCCAGACCCGCCAAGAGCAGCTCTTCCAGCTCGCAGGGCACAGTGAGCAGGGACCCCTCCCCTTCTGCAAGCGGTGCACAGCACAGGGCACAATACTCCCCCCAGCCCAACGGCGAAGGAGGGCCTTTCGGTGGGATCCTGCCCATTGTTGGCGCTACGGAGCTGGCTCCTGACTGAGGCCTCCGCTTGCCAAGAGAAGGGGCTCTCCCAGCCTTGACAATGGAATCTTTGGGGGGGTGGAATGCGGTTGAGCCCTTGCTAGTTGCAGCCTGACTACCCCTGATGTCATGAGTGCTGTTAGTGAAATGGACTCATGGGCTCGAATACTTGGtactcagaggtagactgccacTGCACATGGTGGCTCTATTTAGCCAGAAGAGATTCCTGTTCTCTTTCCAAGATCTGCTGCCAATCAGCCTTCCTAGTCCCTCTCCACACCAGACATAGTTTTAAAAAGCTGGATCATGTTCCTTGGCCATAGTGTTCATTGGCAGGAAACAAAAGCTACTCGGAAGCAAGCGTgacatctttttttaaatcatatctttatttaaaaaattataacaataaactattaaactgtatacaatcatgaatttgcagtcatacaagaagttaatactaaaatccaTTAATAAATATGTACATCAAaataaacacataacatgtcatCGTAAGTAACAATTGAGtgcattttaaagcagtttagagGGTTATATCTAAGCATCtatctgaacaaatataaggagaaagtacttgtaaattctaacatattaaattgacagatcacttatatatttgcatatgtatgaaagagtttaagaccaggtaaggaactattattttcgaggtattcaaagaaaggaaaccatttctcaataaagttggttgttgttggaaaattttctacttggtaaattttatcatgtaacttttctgatatataacggtcccagatttttttgtgcCAGTTATCAATTGAGGGTGTAGACTTGGATTTCCAAAAGGAAGCTATTGCGCTCTTTGCAGCTACTAGTAGGGTGGCTATTAGGTCTCTTCTTATTGTTGATATTTGGTCTTGGTATTTGTCCCATTGGTCCAGTAGAATAATTTCTGGCATCGGGGggatttcatatcctgttattttccGAATTTCCTTTAGCCCTGCTTTCCAAAATGATTCAATATGTTTACAtctccaccaacaatgggcaaagttcccttcctccccacaatttttccagcagttaGGTGGAGATGTGGAAGAAATCTAGGAAAGTTTCTTTGGTGTTATATACCATCTGTTAATTAATTtataagtttgtattttggtaacAATAGATTTTGAAATATTAATGTTGGACAACCATATTCGATTCCATTTATCAGTGGATTTTTCAATTTGCCAATTTGGTCCTGATACTTCCATGTTTTAGTTGTTTGGGTAGATAGTATTATATGTTTTAGATATCATTCCCTTGCTATGATTCGAAGCTGAATCTATTAGATTCTCAAATTCTGATTTGGGAGTGTCAAGTAATCTATTCAGGTCAACGTGGTCAGCTAGATTCTGTAATTGAAGGTATCTAAACCAGTGAATTTTTTTACTCATTATGTgttctatttctgatttttccAATAATCCTCTACAAGATGAAATATCTACTAATCTAGATAGCTCTACTCTACTCCAGAACTCATTGAAGGATTTGTCTAGTCCTAGTGGAGACCAGCATTGATATGTGAAGGTAGAATACCTTGATACCTTTGGTACTAGATTTTTCCTGTTCTGGTCCCATATTTTCAGCAAAGAGGTTAAATAGATGTTATGTCTGATTGTTTTGGGACGGTCCTTTGGTCTCTTCCAGATTACATTGCTAGTTGTAAATTGTTTTAGGAGTGGTTTGAATATATTTACCCAGATTGGAGGTTCTGGGTGGTGCAACAGTTTCAGTAAATTAACTAGTCTGGCCACGGTATGGTAAAGAAAAAGATCTGACATCTTCTATTGATACTGAACAGACCGGCAGAACTCCAGTCCCTTTTCCTTATCGCTTTCCAGCTCCAAAAGGTGGTCACTCGGTGGGCAGTCACGTAAGTAACAGAGAAGCCGGTCTGAGCAATCTAAAACAAGCCCAACCCCCCTGGCGGAGAGTGAGCAGGGCAATACCCGCCAAACTTTGTTTCCCACTGAAGACACGTCCACATGTTCGGATTTAATTCCGCCCGGCTGCTCTCTCCCTGATAAAACCACTTTCCTAGCTGTATTGCTGCAAATCCTTCAAGCTTTGACTTCAGATACTGAGAAGCCCGACCTCCCCGAACTGCCCGAGATGTTTCAGAggaactttcccccctccccacgccTTCTCGTCTGACAATATTTACAAAAGAAATCCATCTCCCACCTTTACAGACTTTGGTTCCAAGAATGTCTCCGGTGTGTTAAGGGACTGAAATGCAGCTCACGGAACGCATCGCGCTCGTGGCGTTAACTGCTGAGATTCTGTCACTGGGAAGCTCTAACCATGGTCTACTCCCTCCGGAACTTCCCAATTATGCGTGCACGGATCTGCTTCGTCTTCACGCTATACACAATTGGGTTCACCAGAGGGGGCACCAACAGGTAGACGTTGGCTATGAGGATGTAAGCGATGGGGGGAGCATTCTTCCCATATCGGTGGATCATCGTGAGGCCAAGCATGGGGATGTAGAAGGTGAGGACGGCGCAGATGTGGGAGATGCAGGTGTTCAGGGCCTTGAAACGTTCCTCCTTGGTAGCAACACCCAGGACAGTTCTCAGGATCATGATGTACGACAGGACGAGCAACAGAGAATCCACACCTGTGGAGGAGAGCATCACCAGCAAGCCATAAATGCTGCTGATTCTTCTGTCTGAACATGCAGCTTTCATGATATCTTGGTGAACGCAGAACGAATATGACAAGAGGTTCTCTTTACGATACTGCAGTCTCTTTAAGAGGAGGGAAGCAGGGAAGACGAGGAAGGCAGCTCGGAGGGCGACCCCCAGCCCAATCTTGACAATGGCGTCATTTGTCAAAATCATCGTGTATCTCAGCGGGTTGCGGATGGCCACCAAGCGGTCAAAGGCCATGGAGAGTAGAATGCCAGACTCAACAATGGAGAAGGTGTGGATGAGGTACATCTGGGTCAGGCAGGCATCGAAGTGGATCACGCGGTGGTTGAACCAGAGGACGCTCAGCACGGTGGGCAAAGTGGCAGAAGACAAGCCCAGGTCTGAGAGCGCCAGCATGAACAGGAAGTAGTACATGGGCTCGTGGAGGGTTTGGTCCGTCTTGATGATGAAGAGGATGGTGCAGTTCCCAGCGATGGCCACAAAGTACATGGAGCAGATGGGGATGGAGATCCAGATGTGGAAATGTTCCAGCCCTGGAAAGCCTGTCAGGAGGAACGCCGGAGGGCTGAAGACCGAGTGGTTGGCAGGCATGGCGATGCTTCCCTGGGGTCTGGCTTTGGCGAGGCACCGCAAAGCAAATCTGCAATAAAAGCATCCAGAGGAACGGTCCACTTTGAAACTTCTGGGCTCAGGTTCTCTGCATGCAGAATCGGCCGCCCTGCCTGGGTAGTTTGGCCTCGATCTCCGAGTCAGCCTCTGAGGCCCCTGTAGAGTCACTGGCCTGAATTCAGCTTCAGCAAGGACTTGGGCCGCCCCCCTCTGCCCCTGGTCCTGCCCTGCGTCCCTTCTACGCcgtctcccccctcctctgcctctCATTCTGATTCATGCAGGCCGGACTCTGTGGACTGGCTCCCccccttgcacacacacaccccaatcacCCATTTATCCGATGGAGAACCAGGAACGGAAGCCCAGCCCAGGGCACCACTCGTTCCCAGCACTCGAGCCCCTTCCAGTAGCACCAAGGAGACCAGGCAGGCTGCCTCTTAGCTCTGCACACACTCTCACATAAAGAGCGGTGTCTGGGTTTAGTCCCCTGCTCTAAGAAAGCAAATGCCTCAGGGGAACAGCTTGGGAGAACAAGGCAGC
The DNA window shown above is from Eublepharis macularius isolate TG4126 chromosome 3, MPM_Emac_v1.0, whole genome shotgun sequence and carries:
- the LOC129326091 gene encoding olfactory receptor 51G2-like is translated as MPANHSVFSPPAFLLTGFPGLEHFHIWISIPICSMYFVAIAGNCTILFIIKTDQTLHEPMYYFLFMLALSDLGLSSATLPTVLSVLWFNHRVIHFDACLTQMYLIHTFSIVESGILLSMAFDRLVAIRNPLRYTMILTNDAIVKIGLGVALRAAFLVFPASLLLKRLQYRKENLLSYSFCVHQDIMKAACSDRRISSIYGLLVMLSSTGVDSLLLVLSYIMILRTVLGVATKEERFKALNTCISHICAVLTFYIPMLGLTMIHRYGKNAPPIAYILIANVYLLVPPLVNPIVYSVKTKQIRARIIGKFRRE